In Croceicoccus sp. Ery15, a genomic segment contains:
- a CDS encoding multicopper oxidase family protein, which produces MIRTPRITHALSVDRRGLIKSAGFAAAGFAAFPLAGCKAQDASMLDSTPGSNPLAIPPLQSGEIEQGTRVFRLSLTPGQKEFVPGVASSTIGIDAPYLGPTLEMRRGERVQFHIDNNLAEGATVHWHGFELPAAADGGPHQLIRPGERWSPSFEVRQRASLYWYHSHLERKAGPQVYAGLAAPIYVRDDEEERLDLPSDYGVDDIPLIVQDRVIDGFGRLVYPLSMHTRMMGMRGNRIFVNGTENAVFDAQTGQLRLRILNGSNARFYDFSLEGDRSMQLIASDGGLLDRPHIVRSVRLAPGERAQVIIDLSEGRPLRLLASSPEIAMGMMGGRGMMGRGNSDDASGDVFQILDIRPASSAQRIRVPTQLASLAPTDPSSAVRTRRFVLDMGMMGGGMSINGAAMDMNVINERVPVGQWEIWEIANPSMMTHPFHIHNVQFRVIDRDGRAPPPLETGLKDTVIVNPREQVRLLLRFEEHTDPGLPYMYHCHILEHEDAGMMGQFVVVQS; this is translated from the coding sequence ATGATCCGGACACCCCGCATCACCCATGCATTATCCGTAGACCGCCGAGGACTGATCAAAAGCGCAGGCTTTGCTGCTGCAGGCTTTGCCGCGTTCCCGCTTGCAGGATGCAAAGCGCAAGACGCATCGATGCTGGACAGCACTCCAGGGTCCAATCCGCTCGCTATACCGCCCTTGCAGAGTGGCGAGATAGAGCAGGGCACGCGGGTTTTCCGCCTGTCTTTGACACCAGGCCAGAAGGAATTCGTCCCCGGTGTTGCTTCGTCCACCATCGGCATCGACGCACCCTATCTGGGACCGACGCTGGAAATGCGCCGGGGCGAGCGGGTGCAGTTCCATATCGACAACAATCTGGCCGAAGGCGCTACGGTCCATTGGCATGGTTTCGAACTTCCTGCCGCAGCCGATGGCGGACCGCATCAGTTGATCCGTCCCGGTGAACGCTGGAGCCCCTCTTTCGAAGTTCGCCAGCGGGCCTCGCTCTACTGGTATCATTCGCACTTGGAGCGCAAAGCCGGGCCGCAGGTCTATGCCGGGCTCGCCGCGCCGATCTATGTTCGCGATGACGAGGAAGAGCGCCTCGACTTGCCGAGCGACTATGGCGTCGACGACATTCCGCTGATCGTGCAGGACCGCGTGATCGATGGGTTCGGCCGGTTGGTGTACCCGCTGAGCATGCACACGCGGATGATGGGCATGCGCGGGAACCGGATATTCGTCAACGGCACTGAGAATGCCGTGTTCGACGCACAGACAGGCCAATTACGGCTGCGCATCCTCAACGGATCGAACGCCCGCTTCTACGATTTCTCGCTCGAAGGTGATCGTTCGATGCAACTGATCGCGAGCGATGGCGGCTTGCTCGATCGTCCGCACATCGTCCGCTCGGTCAGGCTCGCACCGGGGGAGCGCGCGCAGGTAATTATCGATCTCTCGGAAGGACGCCCGCTTCGCCTTCTTGCCAGCAGTCCCGAAATCGCCATGGGCATGATGGGCGGACGCGGAATGATGGGTCGCGGCAATAGCGACGATGCTTCCGGAGACGTGTTTCAAATCCTCGATATCAGGCCGGCAAGTTCGGCCCAGCGCATCAGGGTGCCGACACAACTGGCATCGCTTGCGCCAACCGACCCGTCGTCAGCCGTCCGAACCCGGCGTTTCGTTCTCGACATGGGCATGATGGGCGGCGGAATGTCCATTAACGGTGCTGCGATGGACATGAATGTGATCAACGAACGTGTGCCGGTCGGCCAATGGGAAATCTGGGAGATCGCCAACCCTTCGATGATGACCCATCCGTTTCATATCCATAATGTCCAGTTTCGTGTGATCGACCGCGATGGCCGAGCGCCCCCACCACTGGAAACCGGTTTGAAGGATACCGTTATCGTCAACCCGCGCGAGCAGGTTCGCCTTCTCCTGCGTTTTGAAGAACACACTGACCCAGGGCTGCCCTACATGTATCACTGCCACATTCTCGAACACGAGGATGCTGGCATGATGGGGCAGTTCGTAGTCGTGCAGAGCTAG
- a CDS encoding AraC family transcriptional regulator — MKKTETEWTGEIMLGVGWALLDAQVGDNRPHRHVAHQVSLALAGTVSVIGTATMDLAEGAAVLVPAGFEHSLQPSGAALRSLYVDPTFRGVRDLDRLTGLMTLTAVESNSLAVIRSSQDAQLWIETFLRKGAVTRIDHRLGPILDNLDPGTSPAELARILGISTTRLREISVRDFGVPTTKLLQWLQVQKAIEAFDLSHNLAEAAAAGGFSDQAHFTRRLVEWFGVTPSRGLARLKITTFR, encoded by the coding sequence TTGAAGAAAACCGAGACCGAATGGACCGGCGAGATAATGCTTGGTGTAGGCTGGGCTCTGCTGGATGCACAGGTTGGCGACAACCGGCCCCACAGGCACGTGGCGCATCAAGTGAGTCTGGCGCTTGCAGGGACAGTCAGCGTCATTGGCACTGCTACGATGGATCTCGCAGAAGGTGCCGCAGTACTGGTGCCGGCGGGATTCGAGCATAGCCTACAGCCATCGGGGGCCGCCCTCCGCTCGCTGTATGTCGATCCAACCTTCCGCGGGGTACGCGACCTCGACCGGCTTACCGGCTTAATGACGCTGACGGCGGTTGAATCGAACTCTTTGGCAGTCATCCGATCTAGTCAGGATGCTCAACTTTGGATTGAAACCTTTCTGCGCAAAGGAGCCGTAACGCGGATTGATCACCGGCTTGGGCCAATTCTCGATAATCTGGACCCTGGTACTTCCCCGGCCGAGTTGGCGCGCATCTTGGGAATTTCGACAACCCGTTTGCGCGAAATCTCTGTTCGTGATTTTGGAGTGCCGACGACCAAGCTTTTGCAGTGGCTCCAAGTCCAAAAAGCGATCGAGGCCTTCGATCTCTCGCACAATCTGGCCGAAGCAGCGGCGGCCGGAGGGTTTTCCGACCAGGCGCATTTTACGCGCCGCCTTGTTGAGTGGTTTGGTGTGACACCGTCGCGCGGCCTCGCAAGGCTCAAGATAACGACATTTCGCTGA
- a CDS encoding sterol desaturase family protein: MAIFRSLYAPLYFLVFLGSATLIISNGVSRGWLIPLFFGSVAVSLLAERIAPFDDRWNSSHGDSRRDIAHAFVNEGSILILVLLLPIIASFVPWPSVWPDAWPFWTQVVLAIIILDVGITLTHYASHRNALLWRFHAVHHSVRRMYGFNGLLKHPVHQLIEISVGALPWLLLGIPTDVAVVGTFAVVIQLQLQHSNVDMRIGLLRYLWAVAPVHRHHHLASETEGNVNFGLFFTIWDLLLGTGKFVSSAHIRSGTVGLAGVESYPETYLAQLTEPFRTRQPSPETGPVRNEGQA, encoded by the coding sequence ATGGCAATTTTTCGATCCCTGTACGCACCTTTGTATTTCCTGGTTTTTCTAGGCAGCGCCACATTGATCATATCGAATGGTGTGTCACGGGGCTGGTTGATCCCTCTGTTTTTCGGTTCGGTTGCAGTGTCCCTGCTCGCAGAGCGTATCGCGCCGTTCGATGATCGCTGGAACTCGAGCCATGGCGACTCGCGGCGAGATATAGCTCATGCGTTCGTGAACGAAGGGTCGATCCTCATCTTGGTTCTCTTGTTGCCCATTATCGCGAGCTTCGTTCCGTGGCCTTCGGTTTGGCCGGATGCATGGCCGTTCTGGACGCAGGTTGTGCTCGCTATCATCATTCTCGATGTTGGCATTACGCTCACGCATTATGCCAGTCATCGAAACGCGCTGTTGTGGCGGTTCCACGCGGTCCACCATTCCGTCCGCCGGATGTACGGTTTCAATGGTCTTCTGAAACACCCCGTCCACCAGTTGATCGAGATTTCAGTCGGCGCTCTGCCATGGTTGCTTTTGGGTATCCCCACCGACGTCGCCGTTGTCGGGACGTTTGCGGTCGTGATCCAGCTGCAACTTCAGCACTCCAATGTCGATATGCGGATCGGGCTGCTCAGATATCTCTGGGCCGTTGCACCGGTGCACCGCCACCATCACCTCGCCTCCGAAACCGAGGGCAATGTCAATTTCGGCCTCTTTTTCACCATTTGGGACCTGCTTCTTGGCACGGGCAAGTTTGTCTCGAGCGCGCATATAAGATCCGGAACCGTCGGCCTCGCTGGTGTGGAATCTTATCCCGAGACGTATCTGGCTCAGCTAACCGAACCGTTTAGAACGCGGCAGCCCTCACCCGAGACTGGCCCGGTACGAAACGAAGGGCAAGCGTGA
- a CDS encoding class I SAM-dependent methyltransferase produces MGIDPDGDAIEIARAKARRAGIDVEFRRAMMSADAVAAWPTPSIATLCLVLHQVRLDEKMRLLSEIHSVLEPGGRLFVADYGEQTSWIMRKLFRATIQQLDGIADTQPNADVNGGVKVVHWAEQNQAT; encoded by the coding sequence TTGGGGATCGATCCGGACGGCGATGCTATCGAGATCGCTCGCGCGAAAGCGCGGCGCGCGGGCATAGACGTCGAATTCAGGCGCGCGATGATGTCCGCAGATGCGGTCGCGGCCTGGCCTACACCGAGTATCGCAACGCTTTGCCTTGTTCTCCATCAGGTGCGCCTCGACGAGAAGATGCGGCTTCTAAGCGAGATCCATTCCGTGCTCGAACCGGGCGGTCGCCTGTTCGTTGCGGACTATGGAGAGCAAACCTCGTGGATCATGCGTAAGCTTTTCAGGGCAACGATTCAGCAGCTGGATGGAATTGCAGATACGCAGCCGAATGCGGATGTCAACGGCGGCGTAAAAGTCGTCCATTGGGCGGAGCAAAACCAGGCCACTTGA
- the istB gene encoding IS21-like element helper ATPase IstB, with product MSSQAPELLLASHLKTLKLPTFLREHDKLARQCAAEGVDHVRYLARLVELELIDRERRMVERRIKAARFPAAKSLDSFDFAAIPKLNKMQVLELARCDWITRRENVIALGPSGTGKTHVAIGLGLAACQKGLTVGFITASALVSEMMEARDERRLLRLHKQMTGYKLLIIDELGFVPLSKTGAELLFELISQRYERGSTLITSNLPFDEWTETFGSERLTGALLDRLTHHVSILEMNGESYRLAQSQARKARPNP from the coding sequence ATGAGCAGCCAAGCTCCCGAACTGCTGCTCGCCAGCCACCTCAAGACGCTCAAGCTGCCAACCTTCCTGCGCGAGCATGACAAGCTGGCCCGGCAATGCGCAGCAGAGGGCGTAGATCATGTCCGCTACCTTGCTCGGCTTGTCGAACTGGAACTGATCGACCGGGAACGCCGGATGGTCGAGCGCCGGATCAAGGCCGCGCGGTTCCCGGCCGCCAAGAGCCTCGACAGCTTCGACTTTGCCGCCATTCCGAAGCTCAACAAGATGCAGGTGCTCGAACTGGCGCGTTGTGACTGGATTACCCGTCGCGAGAACGTCATCGCCCTTGGCCCGTCGGGGACCGGCAAGACCCATGTCGCGATCGGTCTTGGCCTGGCGGCCTGCCAGAAGGGCCTGACGGTCGGGTTCATCACTGCTTCCGCGCTGGTCAGCGAGATGATGGAGGCACGCGACGAACGCCGCCTACTGCGCTTACACAAGCAGATGACCGGCTATAAGCTTCTCATCATCGATGAGCTGGGGTTCGTGCCCCTCTCCAAAACCGGCGCGGAACTGCTGTTCGAGCTGATCTCACAGCGCTACGAACGCGGCTCGACGCTGATCACCAGCAACCTGCCGTTCGACGAATGGACCGAGACGTTCGGTTCCGAGCGCCTGACAGGCGCGCTCCTCGACCGGCTCACCCACCACGTCAGCATCCTCGAGATGAACGGCGAGAGCTATCGCCTGGCCCAGAGCCAGGCACGCAAAGCACGTCCCAACCCCTGA